From Chloroflexota bacterium, one genomic window encodes:
- a CDS encoding VWA domain-containing protein, which yields MHERIVAFVKALRAAGVRVSLAESLDSFNALEQLGISDRQLFHDALLATLVKDASQQAQFEELFPLFFGHGDAPMISGANGLSGLDPDELQQLRQEIAQLRERIRELMQRLMDGQNLTPEELAALARSSGINHIQSLNQRRWVERRMEQQMGLNEFKQALEALLKQLEEGGMDADALAEIMQQMQGNAQAMRDQISQFVGSGLAERMSDDYNPQTGDDLQHRPFGSLSDAEVQRMRQEVRRLAALLRSRAALRQKRDKAGQVDIKRTMRNNMRYDGVPMKLEYRKKQQKPKLVIICDISTSMRPVAEFMLRMIYELQDQVSKTHSFAFIANLHDITEQLNDSRADISVNDVLESIPPGYYNTDLGRSLDTFLHSHLSTVDWRTTVIIVGDGRNNFNNPRLESLQTIRRHAKRLIWFTPEDRWQWGTGDSDMQLYAPLCDRVHLVTNLAELTAAVDRLLAN from the coding sequence ATGCATGAACGAATTGTGGCCTTTGTCAAGGCGCTGCGAGCAGCCGGAGTTCGTGTGTCGCTCGCCGAAAGCCTTGATAGTTTTAATGCCTTAGAACAGCTTGGCATCAGCGATCGCCAGCTTTTTCACGATGCACTGTTGGCAACCTTGGTCAAAGATGCGAGCCAGCAAGCACAGTTCGAGGAGCTATTTCCGCTCTTTTTTGGCCATGGCGATGCCCCGATGATCAGCGGTGCCAATGGCTTGAGCGGACTAGATCCTGACGAATTACAGCAATTGCGCCAAGAAATTGCCCAATTACGCGAACGGATTCGCGAATTGATGCAACGGCTGATGGATGGCCAAAATCTTACGCCTGAGGAATTGGCGGCACTAGCACGAAGTTCGGGCATCAATCACATTCAATCGCTCAACCAACGCCGCTGGGTCGAACGGCGCATGGAACAACAAATGGGCCTGAATGAATTTAAACAGGCGCTGGAAGCTTTGCTCAAACAATTGGAAGAAGGCGGGATGGATGCCGATGCCTTGGCCGAAATTATGCAGCAAATGCAGGGCAACGCCCAAGCCATGCGCGACCAAATTAGCCAATTCGTTGGTTCGGGCTTAGCCGAGCGCATGAGCGACGACTACAATCCGCAAACTGGCGATGATCTCCAGCATCGACCATTTGGCTCGCTCTCTGATGCTGAAGTACAACGCATGCGCCAAGAAGTGCGTCGTTTAGCCGCTTTGTTGCGTTCACGAGCAGCGTTGCGCCAAAAACGCGATAAAGCAGGTCAGGTTGATATCAAACGCACTATGCGCAACAATATGCGCTACGACGGCGTGCCGATGAAATTGGAATATCGTAAAAAGCAACAAAAACCCAAGTTGGTAATCATCTGCGATATTTCGACCTCGATGCGGCCAGTAGCAGAATTTATGCTGCGCATGATTTATGAATTACAAGATCAAGTCAGCAAGACCCATTCATTTGCCTTTATCGCCAATTTGCACGACATTACTGAGCAATTGAATGATAGCCGCGCCGATATTAGCGTCAATGATGTGCTCGAAAGTATCCCGCCTGGCTACTACAACACCGACCTTGGCCGTAGCCTCGATACCTTTCTGCATAGCCACCTTAGTACGGTCGATTGGCGTACTACGGTGATTATTGTGGGCGATGGTCGCAATAATTTCAACAATCCACGGCTCGAATCATTGCAAACAATTCGTCGCCATGCCAAGCGCTTAATCTGGTTTACTCCCGAAGATCGCTGGCAATGGGGCACTGGCGATAGTGATATGCAGCTCTACGCGCCGCTCTGCGATCGGGTGCATCTCGTCACCAACTTGGCTGAATTAACCGCTGCGGTTGATCGCTTGTTGGCTAACTAG
- a CDS encoding MBL fold metallo-hydrolase: MTTMTVRFWGVRGSHPVSGPEYLKYGGNTLCVEVEANGHTIILDAGTGIINLGKSLNARAKASGKPIDVTILFSHMHHDHTQGFPFFTPAYRGDTNMHIFGPGIFERDLEETLAKTMLPPVFPVSMAELPAQKIVSSIRETDVLLLSEAVGGAMLRNRFHDNLSDIDENMIVIKALRSYAHPDGVLVYRIEWQGMSVVYATDTEGYINGDQRLAQFAQGADVLIHDAQYTEEHYLGKAPGFGSTQGWGHSTATMACDVAKSAKVGTLVLFHHEPTYGDDVIETIENHAKSMFAGAVAAREGLELVLNQPQPEVASVADASTAVTEPLSSDVAS; the protein is encoded by the coding sequence ATGACAACCATGACAGTGCGTTTTTGGGGTGTGCGTGGCAGCCACCCAGTATCCGGCCCAGAATATTTGAAGTACGGCGGCAACACGTTATGCGTCGAGGTCGAGGCCAATGGCCATACGATCATCCTCGATGCAGGAACTGGCATTATTAACCTTGGCAAAAGCCTCAACGCCCGCGCCAAAGCCAGTGGTAAGCCCATCGATGTGACAATTTTGTTCAGCCATATGCACCATGATCATACCCAGGGTTTTCCATTTTTCACCCCTGCCTATCGTGGTGACACCAATATGCACATCTTTGGGCCTGGTATTTTTGAACGTGATTTAGAAGAAACCTTAGCAAAAACGATGTTGCCGCCGGTTTTTCCAGTGTCGATGGCCGAATTGCCTGCCCAAAAAATCGTTTCGAGCATCCGCGAAACTGATGTATTATTGCTTTCAGAGGCGGTGGGCGGCGCGATGCTGCGCAATCGTTTTCACGATAATCTGAGCGATATCGATGAAAATATGATTGTGATCAAAGCCTTGCGCTCATATGCACACCCCGATGGCGTGTTAGTTTACCGAATTGAATGGCAAGGAATGAGCGTTGTCTACGCCACTGACACAGAAGGCTATATTAATGGTGATCAACGGCTAGCTCAATTTGCTCAAGGTGCTGATGTGCTGATCCACGATGCTCAATATACCGAGGAGCATTATCTGGGCAAAGCACCAGGCTTTGGTTCAACCCAAGGCTGGGGCCACTCAACCGCCACGATGGCGTGTGATGTGGCCAAATCGGCCAAAGTCGGCACATTAGTCTTGTTCCATCATGAGCCAACCTATGGCGACGATGTGATCGAGACAATTGAAAACCATGCCAAATCGATGTTTGCTGGGGCAGTCGCTGCCCGCGAAGGCTTAGAATTGGTGCTGAACCAACCGCAACCCGAAGTAGCCAGCGTTGCGGATGCCAGCACTGCTGTAACCGAGCCATTGAGCAGCGACGTTGCAAGTTGA
- a CDS encoding Crp/Fnr family transcriptional regulator, whose protein sequence is MNPTITTITPSFGWRMLGDSPMLSDTELALLRDVELFDGLAPEQAAQISRRLVRRTFPAGTNLMSVEQPGEVVYIILNGTVKIHVEQADGTDVIIAMLGAGDTVGEMSLIDSAGRSATVVTQEESTLLWMNRTAFLEALQNAPVITLNLVRMLSSRLRLANEQIQALATLDVHGRVARQLLAFAQKYGHADETGTVQIPIRLTQSDLAGLVGASRERVNQVIGYFKQRRYLSVDQHYHISLHNLEALAKRIK, encoded by the coding sequence ATGAATCCAACCATAACAACGATTACTCCGAGTTTTGGCTGGCGCATGCTAGGAGATAGCCCAATGTTGAGCGATACAGAACTGGCGTTACTCCGCGATGTTGAGCTATTTGACGGCCTCGCTCCTGAGCAGGCCGCTCAAATTAGTCGGCGCTTGGTGCGGCGTACCTTCCCTGCTGGAACCAATTTGATGTCGGTGGAGCAACCAGGCGAGGTTGTATATATCATTCTGAATGGCACGGTCAAAATTCATGTTGAGCAAGCTGATGGCACCGATGTGATTATTGCCATGCTTGGGGCTGGCGATACCGTCGGCGAAATGAGCTTAATCGATAGCGCTGGCCGCTCGGCAACCGTGGTTACTCAAGAAGAATCAACCTTGCTCTGGATGAATCGCACAGCTTTTTTGGAAGCCTTGCAAAACGCTCCGGTGATTACCTTAAACCTTGTGCGTATGCTTTCAAGTCGTTTGCGGCTGGCCAATGAGCAAATTCAGGCTTTAGCGACGCTCGATGTGCATGGGCGGGTGGCTCGCCAGCTCTTGGCGTTTGCCCAAAAATACGGCCACGCCGATGAAACGGGCACGGTGCAAATTCCAATTCGGCTGACCCAAAGCGATTTGGCAGGCTTGGTCGGAGCATCACGCGAACGAGTCAACCAAGTGATTGGCTATTTCAAACAACGCCGCTATCTGAGCGTCGATCAACATTATCACATCAGTTTGCACAACCTTGAAGCCTTGGCCAAACGGATTAAGTGA
- a CDS encoding RNA ligase family protein — protein sequence MLYYPKMPDSRNAPLTRCWAFEKYDGTNLHWDWDREAGWHRFGTRREAFELTSHGIEQFSQAHAHIQAASSLFQATLAQPLAEILLSHANYQAYNEIRVFTEFFGLNSFAGLHKTSDPKELCLFDVWLEGYGFIGPQQFVADFTSLNSARVVYEGKLTGQFFEDVRNGKFGVQEGVVCKGGTGGSDLWMVKIKTRHYQARLKQAFAERWEDYWE from the coding sequence ATGCTCTACTACCCTAAAATGCCTGATAGCCGCAATGCACCCTTGACCCGTTGCTGGGCCTTTGAAAAATATGATGGCACAAATTTGCACTGGGATTGGGATCGTGAGGCTGGTTGGCATCGCTTTGGCACGCGCCGCGAAGCTTTTGAATTGACCAGCCATGGCATCGAGCAATTTAGTCAAGCTCATGCCCATATTCAGGCTGCATCAAGCCTGTTTCAAGCGACATTAGCCCAGCCATTAGCCGAAATCTTGCTGAGCCATGCCAATTATCAAGCCTACAACGAAATTCGCGTGTTTACTGAGTTTTTTGGCCTCAACTCATTCGCTGGTCTGCACAAAACCAGCGATCCCAAAGAATTGTGTTTGTTTGATGTTTGGCTTGAGGGCTATGGTTTTATTGGGCCACAGCAATTTGTCGCCGATTTTACCAGCCTCAATAGTGCGCGGGTGGTTTACGAAGGTAAGTTGACTGGCCAATTTTTTGAAGATGTGCGCAATGGGAAATTTGGAGTGCAAGAGGGCGTGGTTTGCAAAGGCGGCACTGGTGGCAGCGATCTGTGGATGGTCAAAATCAAAACGCGCCACTATCAAGCGCGGCTCAAACAAGCCTTTGCCGAGCGCTGGGAAGATTACTGGGAGTAA